A stretch of the Aphis gossypii isolate Hap1 chromosome 2, ASM2018417v2, whole genome shotgun sequence genome encodes the following:
- the LOC114119212 gene encoding uncharacterized protein LOC114119212 — MSRGYYNGGYNHACEVDQHRYEEIPDIDPSMDFLQADDTSTSFYYMESPTRIRRPSDTADPAERTLLLRAQQHNHYQQLQQPQMNGCPPPLPATRARRNTPPSAAGGDRSVAAVTPCKARRRLDVYGDESGTVSLPSTPSGGRTADVFAPMMAQTAAAGAAFRPVTVRRARSSAALYNKHKRPPEFLSEYNLDTCVPATGVQYDRPRNTAVIQPIYKAPLPSVFQVEEKTTPYQAESPAKPSWSRTPPARTPVQSLPVCTLWSAAMVLVVSGTASCMLCFYLMSRRGRLYYLNAGLLAAAVCLVLGFPGFRSQQWRWLPNRNYVTGYILVAMFSALETCALWLMCQSTVLDPALNDIGAGVVCGISALSVTLACLGVSTSYCCRYPPPDNRVAHGVEGFVV; from the exons ATGTCGCGCGGTTACTACAACGGTGGTTATAACCACGCGTGCGAAGTGGACCAACACCGGTACGAGGAGATACCGGACATCGACCCTTCCATGGACTTTCTACAGGCCGACGACACGTCCACCTCGTTCTACTACATGGAGTCGCCGACGCGGATACGCAGGCCTTCGGACACCGCGGACCCGGCTGAACGGACGTTGCTGTTGCGCGCACAACAGCACAACCACTACCAACAGCTACAACAACCACAGATGAACGGATGTCCGCCGCCGCTTCCGGCCACCCGAGCCAGGCGCAACACGCCTCCGTCCGCGGCCGGGGGTGACCGGTCCGTGGCGGCCGTGACGCCGTGCAAGGCCAGGCGCCGGCTGGACGTGTACGGCGACGAGTCGGGCACCGTCAGCCTGCCGTCCACGCCGTCCGGTGGCCGGACCGCCGACGTGTTCGCGCCGATGATGGCGCAGACGGCTGCGGCCGGTGCAGCGTTCAGACCGGTCACAGTGCGCCGTGCCCGGTCGTCGGCCGCCCTCTACAACAAGCACAAACGGCCGCCAGAATTTCTGTCCGAATACAATCTGGACACGTGTGTGCCGGCCACCGGTGTCCAATACGACCGTCCCAGGAACACCGCGGTCATACAGCCCATCTACAAGGCGCCACTGCCGTCCGTGTTCCAG GTGGAAGAGAAAACGACGCCGTATCAAGCCGAATCGCCCGCCAAGCCGTCGTGGTCGCGGACCCCCCCAGCCCGAACACCCGTCCAGTCACTGCCCGTGTGCACGCTGTGGTCAGCCGCCATGGTACTGGTGGTGTCCGGCACGGCCAGTTGCATGCTGTGCTTCTACCTCATGTCCCGGCGTGGCCGGCTGTACTACTTGAACGCTGGACTGCTGGCAGCCGCCGTGTGCCTGGTGCTGGGATTTCCCGGGTTCCGGTCACAACAGTGGCGGTGGCTGCCCAACCGCAACTACGTGACCGGTTACATACTGGTGGCCATGTTCAGCGCGCTGGAGACGTGCGCGCTGTGGCTCATGTGTCAGAGCACCGTGCTGGACCCGGCGCTCAACGATATCGGCGCCGGCGTCGTGTGCGGCATATCCGCCCTGTCCGTCACGCTCGCCTGTCTAGGCGTCAGCACGTCGTACTGTTGCCGATACCCACCGCCCGACAACAGGGTCGCGCACGGTGTCGAGGGATTCGTCGTGTAG